Within the Gammaproteobacteria bacterium genome, the region AGCCGTGCGCGGGCGCGGGCCGGGCGGCACGCGGGCGCCGAGTGCCGGCGGCGCCCGGCGCGGCGTCGAACGCGCGATAGGTCGGGTTCGTGCTCATCGCGCGAAGGCTATCACGGTGGTGTATCCTGCCGCACGATGGACCGCTGGGAAGACGTGCGCGCTTGGCGCAAGGAACAAAGGAAGCGGCTGATCGAGGCTCGCATGGCGCTCTCTCGAGCCGAGCGCGAGCGGCTGACGAGCGCGATCGCCGATCGGCTTGCCACTTATGCTCCGTTGCAAGCGGCGCCGCTGCGCATCGGGTTCTACTGGCCGATCCGCGGAGAGCCGGACTTGCGGGCATTCGTGCGCGGTTTGATCGAGCGCGGCTTCGAAGCGGCGCTTCCGGTCGTCGTCGAGCCGAAGGCACCGGTCGAGTTCTGGCGCTGGGACGCGCAAACGAAGCTGCGGCGACAGAGCGTGTGGGGCATTCCCGTGCCGGCCGAGCGCGTCGTCGTGAGGCCCGACGCGCTGATCGTCCCGCTGGTCGGCGGCGACGCAGCCTGCTACCGCCTGGGCTACGGCGGCGGCTATTACGACCGGACGCTCGCCTCTCTCGATCCGAAGCCGCTCGCGATCGGAGTCGGCTACGAGCTGGGCCGGCTGACGACGATCTTCCCGCAGCCGCACGATGTGCCGATGGACGCGATCGTGACGGAGCAGCGTCTGGTCGAGCGGAATGCGGGGACGGCGGATCGGCCGCTCGCTTAGGCTGAGACAGGCGCCTACTCGCCGTTCGACCGCCGGTCTTCCGTCTTGCGCCGTTCGGCGCCGTCGAACACCACCGGCGAGAGCCCTTCGTCGGACCAACGGCGCGAATCCTGCCGGCGGTCCGGCAGCTTCTCGAACGAGCAACGGCATCGCGCTGCGTCACAGCGCTCGAGAGGCAGCGCCGGGGCTTCGGATGCGAGGAAGGTTTTGCCGGCCAGTGCCTTCGCCGCCGCGCACGCGCCGGCCGGCGCGCGGATCTCGACGGCGGAATACGCTGCGGCGGAGGAACGGCCGGCCGAAGCGGTGCGCACGCGTCGCGGGGCGCGCCCGCGGCGTTTCCGGGCCCAAGCGAGCGCGATTGCCGCAACGGCGGCGACCAGGATCACGATGGCCAGGAAACCCACGCCGCTTTTCCGTCTTCGTTCTGCGTCAGCATGCGGCGGCAGAGTCTATCGAGCGGCTCGCTCTCGCCGCTCGAATCGAATTCTCAAAAAAAGACGGCGCGCATTCGTGTCGAGAAAAGGTGTCAGACACCTTTTTGCTATGTCGGACTAAAAGAGGTGTCTGACACTTTTTTTTGGACCGAACTGGACGGCTGCTATGATCGTCGGTCCCCGCAAGGCATCGGACATGGAGGACGGCGGATGAGCTCGGCTTCAGCGCGCGGCCCGTTCACGCTCGTCGAGGAATGTGCCGGCGTCGGCGACGTGCATTGGCGCGGCCGGGTGTTCGCCGGCATCGCATACGAGATCGCGCGTTTTCAAGGCATGTTGCCGTCCGGGCTCCCCGTGCCGGGAGTTCATCGGCTGGAGGGCAAGGTGAGCCTCGACGGAGTGCCGGAGCGGCGCGAGCTCGTCGGCTCGGTGCTCACGTTGCGGCTCGAGGACGGGCGCTCGCTGAATCTCACGCTCGTTGCCGACGACGGGAGCGTGCTCGCCGAGGGCCACGGCCCGTCGAGGTGCACCTGCTGCTGAGCGACGGCCCGCGTCGTTCGACCTCGAGCCCTTCACGAAGAACGGCAGAACACAGCGAGCCCGGCGCGCCGCGACGGCGCGCGCGACGTCTCGAACGTGCCGTACGTGATAGGTATTTGCGGGACGCCACACTAGAATACCGCCTGCCCCGCTGCTCGTTCGCGTCGTATTTGAACCTTACCGTCATAATCCGGACGCTGGGCGTGCTGTTCATGCTGTTCAGCACGACCCTGATACCGCCTTTGGCGGTCTCGCTGTACTATTCCGACGGCGAAGCGACGCATTTCTCGATCACCTTCGCTATCGCCGCAATCGTCGGCGTCGCTTTGTGGCTTCCGCTGCACCGGCATCCCACCACGATCCGCACGCGCGACGGCTTCGCGATCGTCGCCTTCATGTGGACCGCGATCAGCGTTCTCGGCAGCGTGCCGTTCCTGCTCGCGCTCGACATCTCGTTCGCCGATGCGATGTTCGAGTCGGTGTCCGGCTACACGACGACCGGCGCGACCGTGCTCGTCGGGCTCGACGAGCTTCCGCGATCGATGCTTCTGTACCGGCAAGAGCTGCAATGGCTCGGCGGCATCGGCGTCATCGTGCTCTCGGTGGCGTTGCTGCCGATGCTCGGGATCGGCGGCATGCAGCTCTATCGCGCCGAGGTGCCGGGCCCGTTCAAGGACGAGCGGATGACGCCGCGGGTCGCGCGCACGGCCCGACGGCTCTCGGAGCTCTACCTCGGGTTCACGGTCGCCTGCGCGCTCTGCTACTGGCTGGCCGGCATGGACCTCTTCGACGCGATCGGTCACGGCATGGCGACGGTCGCGACCGGAGGCTATTCGACGCACGATGCGAGCATCGCTTACTACGACAGTCTTCTGATCGAAGCGATAGCGATCGTGTTCATGATGATCGGCGGCATCAACTTCAGCGTCCACTTCCTCGCATGGCGGGCGCTGCGCTTGCGGCTCTACGGTCAGGACACGCAGACCCGCGCGTTCGTGCTGATCGTCGCCGCGCTCAGCCTGTTCGTCGCCGCCGTGCTCTACGTCACGGGCACGTACGACAGCGTCCTGGAGGCTTTGCGCTACGGCACGTTTCAGGTCGTTTCCGTGATCACGACGACCGGGTTCGCGACTGCGAATATCGCGATCTGGCCGCTCGCACTTCCCGTCCTGTTGATCTTCTCGAGCTTCATCGGCGGATCTGCGGGCTCCACGTCCGGCGGATTGAAGGTGATCCGCGTGGTGATCCTGGTGAAACAGGCCGGCGTGCATCTCCAGCGGCTGATCCATCCCCGCTCGCTGTATCCGGTCCGGATCGACGGCCGCATCGTCTCCGACAGCATCATCGACGGCATCTGGGGGTTCTTCACTGTCTACGTGGCCGTGTTCGCGCTTTTGATGGTCGTGCTGATGCTCGACGGAGTGGATCAGGTCACGGCCTTCGGAGCCGTCTCGACGTCGCTCAACAATCTCGGCCCCGGGCTCGGCGACGTCGCAATTACCTTTCAGACGCTGAGCGACCACAGCACGCTTCTGATGGCGTTCTCGATGCTGCTCGGCAGGCTCGAGATCTTCACGTTCCTGGTCCTCCTGACGCCCGCGTTCTGGCGCCGCTGACGGCGTCAGCCGGCCCGCGCCGCAGGCGCGCGGGCCGACGGTGGCCCGATCGTCCGCCGTTCCTATAATAGGGCCGGCCGCCGTAGCAGAACGTCGCAGAACGTCATTCCCGCCGACAAGAAGGAGGCATCGCGATGAAGACTGCCCTGGGGAGATTAGCGGGTTCTCGATACGCCGCCGCGATCGGCGCGGTACTTTGTTTCATGCTCGGCGGCTCCGCCGCCGGGCAAGGGGCCTCCCCCGAATCGATCGTCGAGATGCTCCGTGAAGGCGGTTACGTGCTGGTGATGCGTCATACGAGCTCGCCCCGGGAGGCTCCGGAGCCGAGGGAAGCGGACCCGAGAAACGTCAACCGCGAGCGCGAGCTCGACGATCTCGGACGAGCGCATGCCACTGCCGTCGGGTACGCTTTTCGCGCGCTCGACGTCGACATCGGCGTCACGATGTCGAGCCCGACGTTTCGCGCGATCGAAACATTGATCTATCTGGGCTACAAGCATCCGCAGGTCGTCGACGAGCTGGCGCCGGGCGAAGAGAACGGCGAGTGGCTCCGCCGAAAGGCGGCCGAGGCGCCGGCCGAGGAAGGCACGAACACGCTGATCGTGACGCACGCGCCGAACATCTCCGCCGCGTTCGGCGACGCTGCCGACGGCGTCGCGGAAGGGGAGACGCTCGTGATCGACCCGCGAGGGGGCACGGCGGAGGTGGTCGGCAGGATCACGGTCAAGGAGTGGGCCGTGCTCGCCGTCGAGCAGACGTAGCCGTCGGCCGCGCTCGCCGTCGCGCGGAGGTAGCCCCCTCGACCCGACCCGTCGAGCAGCGGCACGCCGAGCGTCGACAGGTAGCCGGGCTCACGACTCGATCGTTGACGATGTGGCGGATGATCTCCTGCTGCCGCGGGAAACCGCGAATCTCGCCGTTCGGCAGTATAGTGAGTGCGGAGGACGGGCGCGGCGGGTGCCTGTCGGCAGCTGCAAATGATCCAGTCAGCACCCACGTTGCTACGCCGGCACGACGGCATCGACGGCGGCCGCGTCACCCCGGTCGAGCTCTTCTTCGATCTCGTATTCGTATTCGCAGTCACGCAGCTGTCCCACGCGCTGCTCGCGCAACCGATCCCGCTGCGCGCGGCGCAGGTCTCCTTGCTCCTGATCGCGGTGTGGGGGGTCTGGATTTACACGTCCTGGGTCACCAACTGGCTGGACCCCGAGCGGATTCCGGTGCGGCTCTGTCTCTTCGCGCTGATGCTGGCAGGAGTCGTGCTTGCGGCCTCGATTCCGGAAGCATTCGCCGAGCGCGGGTCGGCATTCGCCGGCGCGTACGTGTTCATGCAGGTGGGTCGTACGCTCTTCTTTCTGTGGGCGGCGCGGCGTGCGCCCGTCCGGATGATCCGCAACTTTCAGCGCATTCTGGCGTGGCTCGTCGTCTCGGGCCTGTTCTGGATCGCGGGCGGCTTCTCTCGAGAGGAGACGCGATTCGCATGGTGGGCGGCCGCGTTGCTGCTGGAGTACATCTCTCCGTGGCTCTACTTCTGGGTGCCTGGGCTCGGGCGGTCCAGCATTGCCGATTGGAACATCCACGGCGGCCACATGGCCGAGCGCTGCGCGCTCTTCGTGATCATTGCGCTCGGCGAGTCGTTGTTGGTTACCGGAGCGACTTTTGCGGAGCTGGCGTGGAGCGCCGAGACGCTCGGCGGGCTGACAATCGCCGTCCTGAGCAGCATGGCGATGTGGTGGATCTATTTCGACACCGGCGCTCCGCGGGCTCAGCACCGAATCGAACGTGAGGCCGATCCCGGACGCCAGGGACGCATGGCATATACCTATCTGCATTTGCTGATCGTGGGCGGCATCATTGTCAGCGCCGTGGCCGACGAGCTGGTGCTGGTGCACCCGGACCAAATCACCGATGCGGGCATCGCCGCGATCATCGGCGCTCCGGCGCTGTATCTGCTCGGCAACGCTCTGTTCAAGTGGGTAACGAACGTGCGGCGCGCGCCGCCGTTGTCCCACGTGGTCGGTCTGCTGCTGTTCCTCCCGCTGCTCCCGTCGGCATTCGCGCATAGGTTTTCGGCACTGATGCTCAACGCGATTGCGCTCGGCATCCTGATCGTCGTCACGGGATGGGAGAGCATCGCGATCCGCAAACCGCTCGCGCCGGCATCGGCCAACCGTCGGTGAACCGGCGACGCCGTCGGCGTCAGGCCTTGCCGTCGCCGCGCGACTTGCCCTTCGAGCGCCTGGTTCGACCGAATCAGCGCGGGGGGGGCATCGGTGGCTGCCGACCGCGGCAACAAGAAAAGCGGGCGGGGAACGCTCGTTCCGCCGCCCGCCACCCGAGTTTAGAGCATTACGATCCCAGCTCGACTCAGAATGCAACCCCGAGAGAGACGAAGAAGCGCCGCCCGAGCTGGTCGTAGTCCGATGTGGTCGAGCCCCGCGCTTCGTTCACGCCGGGCAGGACGCCGACCCGATTCGGCTCGCGGTCGAACACGTTTTCGATACCCGCTCGCAGAGTGTAGGCGTCGTTGATGGCCCAACGGCCTGTGATGTCGAAGACGTCGAAAGACTTCGTGTCGAGCTGGTCGGCCTCGGGGTTGGTGACCTTCGCCGTGTTCCTCGCGCTCGGCAAGTGACGCCAGTTCAGCGTAATGGACCCCGCGCCGAAGCTGTAGCCGAACGAGGCGTTCGACTTCCATCGGTAGCGGCCCACGGAATCGGAATAATCGAAGATCGGACCGCCCGGGTTGTTCTGAATCTCGTACTTGTCGAGATAGTTGATCAGCACGTTCGCGAAGAACCGTCCGCTGTTGCCGCCGAAGCCGGGCGCATCGATGCTCCAATTGAGAGCGGCGTCGACGCCCGAGGTCTCGATCTTACCCAGGTTTTCGAACTGGGCGATCGTCGCGACCCAGAAGCCGTTGGGCTGGCGCAGGATGCGCTGGCAGTAGTCGAAGTTCGGGTCGTAGGTGGGGTTGTTGCCCAGGCCGTTGAAGCACTCCTGGTACACGACCTGCGTCGACGCCGGCGCAATGGCTCCCTCGATTTCGATCTGGTAGTAGTCGAGAGTAAGGCTCGCGTCGCGCAACCACTCGGCTTCGAACGGGGAGCTGATCACCGTGCCGAAGGTCCAGGTGTCGGCCTCCTCGGAGTCGAGCTTCGGGTTGCCTTGGGTCAGATCGCGGCCCAGCGGGAAGTAGAACGGAACGTTCCCGACGTAGTTCTCGTCGATGACCGTGTTGCCGCCGTTGAGCGTCGTGCACAGCGCCTGCACCTGGGCGCGATCCGGGTTGGACGGCACGTTACCGTAGCTCGCCCGCGTGAGGATCGAGCACGGATCGTGGTCCGGCCAGCCCACGACCGAGAAGACCGGCGGCTGGAACAGCTCGGCGACGTTCGGCGCGCGGTTGGCCAGCTGGTATCCGCCGCGGAACTTCAAGTTATCGTTGACGGTCCAGTCACCGGTGCTCTTCCAGGTCGTCACACCCC harbors:
- a CDS encoding TrkH family potassium uptake protein, which gives rise to MLFSTTLIPPLAVSLYYSDGEATHFSITFAIAAIVGVALWLPLHRHPTTIRTRDGFAIVAFMWTAISVLGSVPFLLALDISFADAMFESVSGYTTTGATVLVGLDELPRSMLLYRQELQWLGGIGVIVLSVALLPMLGIGGMQLYRAEVPGPFKDERMTPRVARTARRLSELYLGFTVACALCYWLAGMDLFDAIGHGMATVATGGYSTHDASIAYYDSLLIEAIAIVFMMIGGINFSVHFLAWRALRLRLYGQDTQTRAFVLIVAALSLFVAAVLYVTGTYDSVLEALRYGTFQVVSVITTTGFATANIAIWPLALPVLLIFSSFIGGSAGSTSGGLKVIRVVILVKQAGVHLQRLIHPRSLYPVRIDGRIVSDSIIDGIWGFFTVYVAVFALLMVVLMLDGVDQVTAFGAVSTSLNNLGPGLGDVAITFQTLSDHSTLLMAFSMLLGRLEIFTFLVLLTPAFWRR
- a CDS encoding 5-formyltetrahydrofolate cyclo-ligase; this encodes MDRWEDVRAWRKEQRKRLIEARMALSRAERERLTSAIADRLATYAPLQAAPLRIGFYWPIRGEPDLRAFVRGLIERGFEAALPVVVEPKAPVEFWRWDAQTKLRRQSVWGIPVPAERVVVRPDALIVPLVGGDAACYRLGYGGGYYDRTLASLDPKPLAIGVGYELGRLTTIFPQPHDVPMDAIVTEQRLVERNAGTADRPLA
- a CDS encoding low temperature requirement protein A encodes the protein MIQSAPTLLRRHDGIDGGRVTPVELFFDLVFVFAVTQLSHALLAQPIPLRAAQVSLLLIAVWGVWIYTSWVTNWLDPERIPVRLCLFALMLAGVVLAASIPEAFAERGSAFAGAYVFMQVGRTLFFLWAARRAPVRMIRNFQRILAWLVVSGLFWIAGGFSREETRFAWWAAALLLEYISPWLYFWVPGLGRSSIADWNIHGGHMAERCALFVIIALGESLLVTGATFAELAWSAETLGGLTIAVLSSMAMWWIYFDTGAPRAQHRIEREADPGRQGRMAYTYLHLLIVGGIIVSAVADELVLVHPDQITDAGIAAIIGAPALYLLGNALFKWVTNVRRAPPLSHVVGLLLFLPLLPSAFAHRFSALMLNAIALGILIVVTGWESIAIRKPLAPASANRR